In the genome of Lactuca sativa cultivar Salinas chromosome 3, Lsat_Salinas_v11, whole genome shotgun sequence, the window TAATTGTATATGTCAAACTTACAAAGTTCTTTATTTTTTTCCCTATTTTCACGTGTCAAAACTAAAATATCAAGATTTATTTTGCTATGAAATTGTCTTCGAGAAATTTACAATAAAAACCTTTATTTTGTAGAATTTTATATCGAGAGAAAACACTTTAAGAAATTGTTGTTTCAAATGACAATTTCCTATGTTGAGATGAGTGTGTTGTTCATTTCCCACTTGAATCCTACACAAACCGACTTAATCAACTCCTTTGGATTAAAAACACGAATAACTTTGCACCACGAGATAGATTACTCAAGTCAACCCTATCAAAAAGACCATCTTGACCATAAAGGGCTTTTATAACACGCACGATCAAAAAATCGCCATATACAACAAAACTCTATTCAAATTACTATCTTCTTCCCAATTTTTTTCATAGATTTCTCTTGATGCTTGTTGCTTAAACAATTGTATCTAATCGAACACAGACCATCATACTCTTTagtttcaagtttttttttagtTTACGACAGCAATTTTCTTTGGTTAGGGTGTTTTTCTTACATGTTAAAAGAAAATAGGGGGCATGGCCCACCCTAGCCCCTTCATAGTTCCCCTGcggatatatttcaaaatatcattttttatAACAGCAATAAATGATTGGACAAATTTGTCAAAATGGTTTTAGTTGAAGTACATAGCTTGAAACATGTTTGATGTTCATTGGACCACAACAAGGACTAAGTTTTTCTGAGATAGGACAATTCATCACATGATTGGACTAAGTTGTCATTGATATCGGTTTCAACTCCAATCCAATATATGACAAACGCGATACAAGTTGCATTCATACGAGACACAAACAAACTAACATATGATACAACTTGGATTAGTGAAGACACTTAACATTTCAAagaagaaaaaaaggaaaaacaaGTGAATATTAGACGATATCAAACTACAACCAATCAGCAAGATTTTTTTTCAAGGTATACAACTTTCAAAGCTAATAACCGAAACCCAAAAGAAACTATGAATATACACGGTATCAGCTTTCAAGAACAGCTAGAAAACCTACAATGAATTTACATATTCATCGACATCATCAACCCCGAAAAAAACAGGAAACAATTTAACGGATGGGAGATGACGTGGCGAAAACCCGACAAATCGAATTAGGAAAATTCATTTACATACGATGATGTTTCTACATGTCACTGTGCCAAGTCATCACTTGCGACACCTACACTTGATTTATCGGCCAATCGAACGTTATATTGTTGATAAACTCTCGCACGGTTCTCGGCCCACCATTGCTCCGCTTGTTTCTCACTAAATCGCTTTCGACTGAATTTTTAAACCGTTAAAGACAGTCATAATATTATTTTTCATTGAGGGTATTTTCGACTTTTTACATAATAGTAGTACTGAGTTTGTCATGCATTGGACCGAGACTAAAACCGATGCCAATaagaaaaaaattacatttttttttgtcGCATCCAAAAAGATGGGACAAGGACTCGCTCTTGATATCTCGTATGTGgaaaaagacgtaaataccctccTCATCCGCATCATTGATGATAGCCCTAGAAAACTTGTCTGGTCAGGTACAGTCCAGTCCCGTGTAACGGGACCGGACTAGATGGAACTGGAAATGCTTTCCAGGGCTATTTTCAATGATGAGGATgagaagggcatttacgtctttttccACATACGAGATATCGAGAGCGAGTCCTTGTCCCACCTTTTTAGGTGAgacgaaaaattgtaatttttgtcTCACTGgcatcagtttcagtttcagtctCAGTCTAATGCATGTCAAACACAGGATAACGGAAATCCTTTAACCTGTTacccatttaaaaaaaaaaaaaaaacaatatactTTTACTGaaaaaatgaaaaggtaaaatagCATACCTGAAGCGGACTCGTTTAAGATCTTTAATACCTCCGGGCAAGGATGTAAGCGTAATATAAACACCAGGTTCATCTTGCTCAACCCATTCATCATCACTTCTGCCACCATTTCTTGCTGCTGTTGCTTCTGAAACAGCTGTTTTGTTTATGATGGAACTCGATCCATTTAATACCAACTGAGTGTTTTTATATGCTGGTGTTTGAGTTTGACCATTAGGCTGGTCAACTGAGGAGTTTATTAAGACATCATTGAAAGAAAGATTGGATCCGAAAGAAGTGAAGGAAGGAGATCTTATGTCCCTTGTAGTTCCTACTGGTAGCCTTTCTGCCATGTCTTTCAACTATTTTAACATACAAAAGTAGAAAAAAAATCAGTTGAAAAGTCCAACAGCATAAACTTAATAAAGGGTAAATTACGAAATTGGCAATGTAGGTTTGTTTATTTATGAAAAGTATTGTACTTTCTATTTTTTCTTCCTTTTAtatcattgtactttgaaaaatctacccaattatagcaatgttttcactgctataattgggaagatttttcaaagtacaatgatataataggaagaaatgcaagtatgatgctataataaacaaatcaatggaaTTATGTTGCTATTTTTTTTGCATTTAACCCTATTGAGGGAAATGAAACATCATGATATTTTagtattatagcatcatacttccaTTTCTTTTGATTAGAGTATTTCACTTCTAATATTTTTCTTAATAAGGCACTTTGCTTTGAAAATATACCCAGCTATAAAACTgcagtttcaattttttttcttattatgttattatactttaaagatttacccaattatagcaatgaaaattgctataatttattaataagaaatgaaagtaggatgctataataaacaaatcaatataAGTAAGCAACTTTTTTCATGTGGAGGCATTGTGCATTAAACAATCTACCAAATTATAGCTTTATACTTTCAATTTATTTCCTTATTAGGACATCatgctttgaaaaatctacccaatttaGTAAGTTTTTGGATGACATTCTTATAATTGGGtaaatttttcaaagtacaatgctataatagaaagaaatgagagaatgatgctaaaataaacaaatcaatgaaagtaaattgctatttcttgcatttactcCCAAGAAAATTCATCAAACAAACAGGAATTGGAAATTGTAAGAGTTTAACAAGATTAATCTTACTTGTGCTGTAAGTGATTTGATGACTTCTTTTGCAGCCTTGCATTTTGAGCTTTCATCCCCTGCAATTGCTATCGCCTCCTTCAGCTGTTTAGAAGTTCTTTCCAGCTCAACCTCTTGAAGTTTGGCTTTTCGGGTTAGACTTTCAACCTGATATCACCAAATCGAATATAACATCCAAGAAAATATCTTCTCCTTTCTTATTTCCATTTACAAATTCATAAAGAAGGAAGAATCAAAATGCTATGTAAATGTTGCACTAAGTGGATGAGTGAGTACATATTAAAAAGCAAAACAAGTAATATACACATACCTGTGCTCTTAGTTTAGTTACTTCTTGATTGAGGTTATCATTTGTCCTTTTAGCATCATCCACAATGATCTTTGGTGAAGATAATCCGGCCAATGTTGGTGTTGGAGTGGTGGACCGAGGCGGGCTGGCCCGCCTTGACACCGGAGAAGTTGCCCGAGACACCATTCTTGAACCAGGGACAGAAGCGGAAAAAAACTTTTTAGAAGACCCAAAAACCGGATTAAAAGATTTAGAAATATTAATCCCTCCCCATTGAGAGCTTCCTGAAGGAATAGGCGAAACACGGCTGCTACTAAATTCTAACTTCTTGTTCCTCTTAGAAGAATAACTTTCCAACGGTTTCATCGCTTCCATAGAAGCAAACCTCGCGAGACGAGGGCGAGATCGTAATTCTGACCTATCATCTTTCTCATTTTGCTCGTTAGGGTTTATACTCGCTCTTCTCACGGAAGACACTGAAGAGGCATCGGTTTCGATAGCTTTTTTCAACTTATTAACACAATTATCACAAACCCGATACGGTTTATTCGGGTTAGGTGCCATGGATGCCCTTAGTGACTTCTTGCTACTACAAGAATGACAAAAAACAAGACCACAATTGTAACAATTATGTCGCTTTCTTTTGAAATTAAACGGAAGGCGACACCCAGAACACATAGACTGATCAACTCCAGACACCCATTTATGAAGACATATAGCTGCAGTAAAATTTGTCCCACAAGCAATCCCTTTCACTTGTTTATCTTTCAAAGCTTCAACTAAAGTCGGGTAATTTCTATCATCTGTATCTCCATGACCTAATCGCCCATTCGCCCCTTTCCCCCATGTGTAAACCTCCGTCCTCGAAGTCAAAACCGCAACATGATGGGCCCCACAAGCGATTTCCTCCACaaaagattttaaaagtttaccTTCAATACGAGCGGGCAGCTTCCCGTCAGCATTCGGGTTCCCGAGCTGCCCGTAAACCGGACTGCCCATCGCGTAAACATGCCCGGAAGTCGCGAGTGCGAGTGTCATGCTATGCCCACATGCCACCTGGCAAAAATTCGGGTCCACAAGGGCAGCAACACAAGTGGGAACTAGTTTAGTTTCTTTATCCCCGTGCCCTAATCGACCTTTATCCCCATCACCCCATGTAAAAAGCTTCCCGgaagaacaattactagaactcGAATTCCCAACCATAATTTCAACAATAGCAGCAGTATGCCACGCACCACAAGCCGCCCTTACGGTTCTCAACCCTTTAAGTGACTCAACTTCTTTAGGTTTCAAAACACTTTTCTTATCCCCGTGTCCTAA includes:
- the LOC111906667 gene encoding PH, RCC1 and FYVE domains-containing protein 1, yielding MSSDVSRTGGQVERDIEQAITALKKGAYLLKYGRRGKPKFCPFRLANDESILIWFSGKEEKHLRLSHVTRIVSGQRTPIFQRYPRPEKEYQSFSLIYSDRSLDLICKDKDEAEVWFSGLKALISRGHQRNWRTESRSDEIPSEANSPRTYTQRSSPLHSPFGSGNSSQKETIDQLSLHSPFGSPPKTLSFPDMAPYKVPLPPKGFFPPVSNGSFHSPSSGGSDTMHTHFNRMGVDAFRVSLSSAVSSSSQGSGHDDGDAMGDVFIWGEITGDVCGPHKSGTKTDSLLPKPLESAVVLDVQNIACGGRHAALVTKQGEIFSWGEELGGRLGHGIDSNVPHPKLIDALSNTNIELVACGEYHTCAVTLSGDLYTWGEGHFGILGHDNEVSHWVPKRVNGSLEGIHVSSISCGPWHTAVVTSAGQLFTFGDGTFGVLGHGDKKSVLKPKEVESLKGLRTVRAACGAWHTAAIVEIMVGNSSSSNCSSGKLFTWGDGDKGRLGHGDKETKLVPTCVAALVDPNFCQVACGHSMTLALATSGHVYAMGSPVYGQLGNPNADGKLPARIEGKLLKSFVEEIACGAHHVAVLTSRTEVYTWGKGANGRLGHGDTDDRNYPTLVEALKDKQVKGIACGTNFTAAICLHKWVSGVDQSMCSGCRLPFNFKRKRHNCYNCGLVFCHSCSSKKSLRASMAPNPNKPYRVCDNCVNKLKKAIETDASSVSSVRRASINPNEQNEKDDRSELRSRPRLARFASMEAMKPLESYSSKRNKKLEFSSSRVSPIPSGSSQWGGINISKSFNPVFGSSKKFFSASVPGSRMVSRATSPVSRRASPPRSTTPTPTLAGLSSPKIIVDDAKRTNDNLNQEVTKLRAQVESLTRKAKLQEVELERTSKQLKEAIAIAGDESSKCKAAKEVIKSLTAQLKDMAERLPVGTTRDIRSPSFTSFGSNLSFNDVLINSSVDQPNGQTQTPAYKNTQLVLNGSSSIINKTAVSEATAARNGGRSDDEWVEQDEPGVYITLTSLPGGIKDLKRVRFSRKRFSEKQAEQWWAENRARVYQQYNVRLADKSSVGVASDDLAQ